A window of Streptomyces marispadix contains these coding sequences:
- a CDS encoding maltokinase N-terminal cap-like domain-containing protein, translating to MSESSLSRTALRTDTVLSAGELLGPLSRPLAEWLPRQRWFAGKGRPISGFALVAATGLLPCDGTGDAPGLIHLLVRARQSGSDAESADCYQLLLGVRDAASPLPPVDDGSLIGRLSGGPLHGRVVHEALHDPLLAAHLLERITTPGSLGPLRFRLGPDATAPRGLAPRPLAAEQSNSSVVYGDRYILKLFRRVEPGVNPDLELPLALARHGSRRVPAPTAWFEAEVPAPAGDRSEVAAGPEAVSVSATGAAVPVGTADTQDVKGAAVAVGTADTARPPAGAMTLGVLQPYLPGCRDGWQLALNALAERRDFTAEARGLGRATAEVHTGLARALPTCVLARDALESTAAAMTERLDAAGRAVPELRPYRPGLRDAFRALAALGRYGHTCHAQRVHGDLHLGQVLSGPEGHWSLIDFEGEPARPLAERRVPQPVVRDIAGMLRSFDYAACQRPWAEPDARSGTGSGSRAGSETGSGEEFARRWAAANRAAFCAGYAEASGSDPRDEATLLRAYETDKTVYEVLYEARHRPTWLHVPMSAIRRLAAAPPHP from the coding sequence ATGTCGGAAAGTTCCTTGTCCCGCACAGCCCTTCGGACGGACACCGTCCTCTCCGCCGGCGAACTGCTCGGCCCGCTCTCCCGGCCGCTCGCCGAATGGCTGCCCCGGCAGCGCTGGTTCGCGGGCAAGGGCCGCCCGATCAGCGGTTTCGCCCTCGTCGCCGCCACCGGTTTGCTGCCGTGCGACGGTACGGGAGATGCTCCCGGGCTGATCCATCTGCTGGTGCGGGCACGGCAGTCCGGCAGTGACGCGGAGTCCGCCGACTGCTATCAACTGCTGCTGGGCGTGCGGGACGCGGCATCGCCGTTGCCTCCCGTCGACGACGGCTCACTCATCGGTCGGCTCTCGGGCGGGCCGCTGCACGGCCGCGTGGTCCATGAGGCGCTGCACGATCCGCTTCTCGCCGCACATCTGCTGGAGCGGATCACGACCCCGGGAAGCCTCGGGCCGCTGCGCTTCCGGCTCGGGCCCGACGCCACGGCGCCGAGAGGTCTCGCGCCACGCCCGCTGGCAGCGGAGCAGTCCAACTCCTCGGTGGTGTACGGCGATCGGTACATCCTCAAGCTCTTCCGCCGCGTCGAGCCGGGCGTGAATCCGGATCTGGAGCTGCCGCTGGCGCTGGCACGGCACGGCTCGCGGCGGGTCCCGGCGCCGACGGCATGGTTCGAGGCCGAGGTGCCGGCACCGGCCGGTGACCGGTCCGAAGTGGCAGCGGGGCCCGAAGCGGTGTCGGTGTCCGCGACGGGCGCGGCGGTCCCGGTGGGCACGGCGGACACGCAAGACGTGAAGGGCGCGGCGGTCGCGGTGGGCACGGCGGACACGGCTCGCCCTCCAGCCGGGGCGATGACGCTCGGGGTGCTACAGCCCTATCTGCCGGGCTGCCGCGACGGCTGGCAGCTCGCCCTCAACGCCCTCGCCGAGCGGCGTGACTTCACCGCCGAGGCCCGCGGCCTGGGCCGTGCCACCGCGGAGGTGCACACCGGCCTCGCCCGGGCGCTGCCCACCTGCGTACTGGCGCGCGACGCCCTGGAGAGCACTGCGGCGGCGATGACGGAACGGCTGGACGCGGCAGGCCGTGCGGTGCCCGAACTGCGCCCGTACCGGCCGGGACTGCGTGACGCCTTCCGCGCGCTCGCCGCCCTGGGGCGCTATGGGCACACCTGCCACGCGCAGCGCGTACACGGCGATCTGCACCTGGGACAGGTGCTGTCGGGCCCCGAAGGCCACTGGTCGCTCATCGACTTCGAGGGGGAGCCCGCGCGGCCTCTCGCGGAGCGGCGCGTGCCGCAGCCGGTCGTACGCGACATCGCCGGGATGCTGCGCTCCTTCGACTACGCGGCATGCCAGCGGCCCTGGGCCGAGCCGGATGCACGATCCGGCACCGGCTCCGGCTCTCGCGCAGGGTCCGAAACCGGCTCCGGTGAAGAGTTCGCACGGCGGTGGGCCGCCGCCAACAGGGCCGCGTTCTGCGCCGGTTACGCCGAAGCCTCCGGCAGCGACCCCCGTGACGAGGCCACTCTGCTGCGCGCGTACGAGACCGACAAGACGGTCTACGAGGTCCTCTACGAAGCCCGGCACCGGCCCACCTGGCTGCACGTCCCGATGTCCGCGATCCGCCGCCTCGCGGCTGCTCCGCCACACCCGTAG
- the treS gene encoding maltose alpha-D-glucosyltransferase has protein sequence MTVNTPVQDTFEDTPAKDRDPEWFKRAVFYEVLVRSFHDSNGDGIGDLKGLTSKLDYLQWLGVDCLWLPPFFKSPLRDGGYDVSDYTSVLPEFGDLADFVEFTDAAHQRGMRVIIDMVMNHTSDQHPWFQESRHNPDGPYGDYYVWDDKDTRYPDARIIFVDTETSNWTFDPVRKQYFFHRFFSHQPDLNYENPAVQEEMISALRFWLDLGVDGFRLDAVPYLYAEEGTNCENLPRSHDFLKRVRAEIDAHYPDTVLLAEANQWPEDVVDYFGDYDKGGDECHMAFHFPVMPRIFMAVRRESRDPVSEILAKTPEIPSGCQWGIFLRNHDELTLEMVTDEERDYMYAEYAKDPRMRANIGIRRRLATLLDNDRDQIELFTALLLSLPGSPILYYGDEIGMGDNIWLGDRDAVRTPMQWTPDRNAGFSSCDPGRLCLPAIMDPVYGYQVTNVEAAMSSPSSLLHWTRRMVEIRKQNPAFGLGTYTELPSSNPAVLAFLREVRLPDGGDDLVMCVNNFSRFAQPTELDLQFFNGRVPVELIGGVAFPPIGELPYLLTLGGHGFYWFRLRGPAERDAHL, from the coding sequence ATGACCGTCAACACCCCCGTACAGGACACGTTCGAGGACACGCCCGCGAAGGACCGCGACCCGGAGTGGTTCAAGCGGGCCGTCTTCTACGAGGTGCTGGTCCGCTCCTTCCACGACAGCAACGGCGACGGCATCGGCGACCTGAAGGGGCTCACCTCGAAGCTCGACTATCTCCAGTGGCTGGGCGTCGACTGCCTGTGGCTGCCGCCGTTCTTCAAGTCGCCGCTGCGGGACGGCGGTTACGACGTCTCCGACTACACCTCCGTACTGCCGGAGTTCGGGGACCTGGCGGACTTCGTGGAGTTCACCGACGCGGCGCACCAGCGCGGCATGCGCGTCATCATCGACATGGTCATGAACCACACCAGCGACCAGCACCCGTGGTTCCAGGAGTCGAGGCACAATCCCGACGGGCCCTACGGCGACTACTACGTCTGGGACGACAAGGACACCCGCTACCCCGACGCCCGCATCATCTTCGTCGACACCGAGACGTCCAACTGGACGTTCGACCCGGTGCGCAAGCAGTACTTCTTCCACCGCTTCTTCTCCCACCAGCCGGACCTCAACTACGAGAACCCGGCGGTGCAGGAGGAGATGATCTCCGCCCTGCGCTTCTGGCTGGACCTCGGGGTCGACGGCTTCCGGCTCGACGCCGTCCCGTACCTCTACGCCGAGGAGGGCACCAACTGCGAGAACCTGCCCCGCTCGCACGACTTCCTCAAGCGCGTACGCGCCGAGATCGACGCCCACTACCCCGACACCGTGCTGCTCGCCGAGGCCAACCAGTGGCCGGAGGACGTGGTCGACTACTTCGGCGACTACGACAAGGGCGGCGACGAGTGCCACATGGCCTTCCACTTCCCGGTCATGCCGCGCATCTTCATGGCCGTGCGCCGCGAATCGCGCGATCCCGTCTCGGAGATCCTCGCGAAGACGCCTGAGATCCCCTCCGGCTGCCAGTGGGGCATCTTCCTGCGCAACCACGACGAGCTGACCCTGGAGATGGTCACCGACGAGGAACGCGACTACATGTACGCGGAGTACGCCAAGGACCCGCGCATGCGCGCCAACATCGGCATCCGCCGCCGCCTCGCGACGCTCCTCGACAACGACCGCGACCAGATCGAACTGTTCACCGCCCTGCTGCTGTCGCTGCCCGGCTCCCCGATCCTCTACTACGGCGACGAGATCGGCATGGGCGACAACATCTGGCTCGGCGACCGGGACGCGGTGCGCACGCCGATGCAGTGGACCCCGGACCGCAACGCGGGCTTCTCCTCGTGCGATCCGGGCCGCCTCTGCCTACCCGCGATCATGGACCCGGTCTACGGCTACCAGGTCACCAACGTGGAGGCGGCGATGAGTTCGCCGAGTTCGCTGCTGCACTGGACGCGGCGGATGGTGGAGATCCGCAAGCAGAACCCGGCGTTCGGGCTCGGCACGTACACCGAACTCCCCTCGTCCAACCCGGCCGTGCTCGCCTTCCTGCGCGAGGTGCGGCTGCCCGACGGGGGCGACGACCTGGTGATGTGCGTGAACAACTTCTCGCGCTTCGCGCAGCCGACCGAACTGGACCTCCAGTTCTTCAACGGGCGGGTCCCGGTCGAGCTGATCGGCGGCGTCGCCTTCCCGCCGATCGGCGAACTGCCGTATCTGCTGACGCTGGGCGGCCACGGCTTCTACTGGTTCCGGCTGCGCGGGCCGGCCGAACGGGACGCGCATCTGTAA
- a CDS encoding alpha-1,4-glucan--maltose-1-phosphate maltosyltransferase yields the protein MIGRIPVLDVRPLVDCGRHPAKAVPGETFEVSATVFREGHEALGANVVLRDATGRRGPWTPMREVAPGTDRWAADITPDSEGRWTYAIEAWSDPIATWRRQAKLKVPAGIDTEAVLEEGAVLHERAAADVPRSEGKDAVLAVADALRSRSRGVAARLAAALTPQVTAVLDRYPLRELVTATRPLPLQVERERAQFGSWYELFPRSEGAVLPEKEGEPPVSGTFRTAAARLDAVAAMGFDVVYLPPVHPIGDAFRKGPNNALSAGPHDVGSPWAVGSAAGGHEAVHPDLGTVEDFEYFVERARGLGMEVALDFALQCSPDHPWIKERPEWFRHRPDGTIAHAENPPKKYQDIVPLDFDTDPSAYSSLVRETLRLLRLWMARGVRIFRVDNPHTKPVVFWEKVIGDINRSDPDVVFLAEAFTRPAMMHTLAKVGFQQSYTYFTWRNSKQELTEYLTELSGEAASYMRPNFFVNTPDILHASLQQGGRPVFETRAVLAATLSPSWGVYAGYELCEAKAVRPGSEEYLDSEKYQLRPRDWAAAEESGRTIAPLIGQLNRLRRAHPALRSLRSLTFHHCDNDQVIAFSKHHPGQGGDQTPEAHGPDQDTVIVVVSLDPNRTHEATVHLSEHDLRRFGLSPAQAEGRESFPVHDELTGRTYDWSRSNYVRLSAGGDSPAAAHVLTLRPHDAHHAGYTDHADNAAPDDPKGTHP from the coding sequence ATGATCGGTCGCATCCCCGTCCTGGACGTACGTCCCCTCGTCGACTGCGGGCGCCACCCCGCCAAGGCCGTACCGGGCGAGACGTTCGAGGTCTCGGCCACCGTCTTCCGCGAGGGCCACGAGGCCCTCGGCGCCAACGTCGTACTGCGTGACGCCACCGGCCGCCGCGGCCCGTGGACCCCCATGCGCGAGGTCGCCCCCGGCACCGACCGCTGGGCCGCCGACATCACCCCTGACAGCGAAGGGAGATGGACCTATGCGATCGAAGCGTGGAGCGACCCCATCGCCACCTGGCGCCGTCAGGCGAAGCTGAAGGTCCCCGCCGGCATCGACACCGAAGCGGTGCTGGAGGAAGGCGCGGTGCTGCACGAACGCGCCGCCGCCGACGTGCCCAGAAGCGAGGGCAAGGACGCCGTGCTCGCGGTGGCCGACGCGCTGCGCAGCCGCAGCCGCGGCGTCGCCGCACGGCTCGCGGCCGCGCTGACGCCGCAGGTGACCGCCGTACTGGACCGCTATCCGCTGCGTGAACTGGTCACCGCGACCCGCCCGCTGCCCCTCCAAGTGGAGCGTGAACGCGCGCAGTTCGGGTCCTGGTACGAACTCTTCCCGCGTTCCGAGGGCGCGGTGCTCCCGGAGAAGGAGGGCGAGCCCCCGGTCTCCGGCACCTTCCGCACGGCCGCCGCCCGGCTGGACGCCGTCGCCGCCATGGGCTTCGACGTGGTCTATCTGCCGCCGGTGCATCCCATCGGGGACGCCTTCCGCAAGGGCCCCAACAACGCGCTCTCCGCGGGCCCGCACGACGTGGGCTCGCCGTGGGCCGTCGGATCGGCCGCCGGCGGCCACGAGGCGGTGCACCCCGACCTGGGGACCGTGGAGGACTTCGAGTACTTCGTCGAACGCGCCCGCGGCCTGGGCATGGAGGTCGCACTCGACTTCGCGCTCCAGTGCTCGCCCGACCACCCCTGGATCAAGGAGCGCCCGGAGTGGTTCCGGCACCGTCCGGACGGCACTATCGCGCACGCCGAGAACCCGCCGAAGAAGTACCAGGACATCGTCCCCCTCGACTTCGACACCGATCCGTCGGCCTACTCGTCGCTCGTACGGGAGACCCTGCGGCTGCTGCGGCTGTGGATGGCGAGGGGCGTACGCATCTTCCGCGTCGACAACCCGCACACCAAGCCGGTGGTCTTCTGGGAGAAGGTCATCGGGGACATCAACCGCTCCGATCCCGATGTCGTCTTCCTCGCCGAGGCGTTCACCCGCCCCGCGATGATGCACACCCTCGCCAAGGTCGGCTTCCAGCAGTCCTATACGTACTTCACGTGGCGCAACTCCAAGCAGGAGCTGACGGAGTATCTGACGGAACTCTCCGGCGAGGCCGCCTCCTATATGCGGCCCAACTTCTTCGTCAACACCCCGGACATCCTGCACGCGAGCCTCCAGCAGGGCGGACGCCCCGTCTTCGAGACGCGAGCCGTGCTCGCCGCGACGCTCTCCCCTTCCTGGGGCGTCTACGCGGGCTACGAACTGTGCGAGGCCAAGGCGGTGCGGCCCGGCAGCGAGGAGTACCTGGACTCGGAGAAGTACCAGCTACGCCCCCGCGACTGGGCCGCAGCCGAGGAGTCCGGGCGGACCATCGCACCCCTGATCGGGCAGCTCAACAGGCTTCGCCGCGCACATCCCGCGCTGCGTTCGCTGCGCTCGCTCACCTTCCACCACTGCGACAACGACCAGGTCATCGCCTTCTCCAAACACCATCCGGGGCAAGGCGGCGACCAGACCCCGGAAGCGCACGGCCCTGACCAGGACACCGTGATCGTCGTCGTCAGCCTCGACCCGAACCGTACGCACGAGGCGACGGTGCACCTCTCCGAGCACGACCTGCGCCGCTTCGGCCTCAGCCCGGCACAGGCCGAGGGGCGGGAGTCCTTCCCGGTGCACGACGAGCTGACCGGACGGACCTACGACTGGAGCAGGAGCAACTACGTGCGCCTGTCCGCGGGCGGCGACTCCCCCGCCGCCGCGCACGTCCTCACGCTGCGCCCCCACGACGCCCACCACGCCGGCTACACCGACCACGCCGACAACGCGGCCCCCGACGACCCGAAGGGCACTCACCCATGA
- a CDS encoding cytochrome P450 family protein, translated as MSLPASTSSSDAGQAECPIVIDPMVRDLDGETRRLRDTGTLARVELMGVPAWSVTRHAAARRLLTDQRLVKDIERWTLWREGQVTREWPLIGMIDAGRSMFTVDGAEHRRLRTKTAQAITPRRLENLRPVVESITHRLLDDLEEQGARGEVDLKAVFALPLPMSVISELMGVDPALHPRLHTLYKAFFSMLTPQAERLAVIDELDVIFTDMVRARTAEPRDDLTSALILADQGGEPLTEEEVVGNLKAMVAAGHETTIGLILNAVRALLTHTDQLEMVLKGKVGWDAVVEETLRWDTPTTHLLMRFATEDIEVDGTVVKEGEGVVISYRAIGWDREQHGPDADRFDITRPTASRHMTFGHGPHICPGAALSRLEAGIALPALFGRFPGIRFAVPVEEIVNQPVLTQNDLRSFPVLLNDA; from the coding sequence ATGAGCCTCCCCGCCTCCACCTCTTCCTCCGACGCCGGGCAGGCCGAGTGCCCGATAGTCATCGACCCGATGGTGCGCGACCTCGACGGTGAGACCCGCAGGCTACGCGATACGGGCACCCTCGCCCGCGTCGAACTGATGGGCGTGCCCGCCTGGTCGGTGACCCGGCACGCCGCGGCGAGGCGGCTGCTGACGGACCAGCGGCTGGTGAAGGACATCGAACGGTGGACGCTGTGGCGCGAGGGGCAGGTCACGCGGGAGTGGCCGCTGATCGGCATGATCGACGCCGGGCGTTCGATGTTCACGGTGGACGGGGCCGAGCACCGCAGGCTCCGTACCAAGACCGCGCAGGCCATCACGCCGCGCAGGCTGGAGAATCTGCGCCCGGTCGTCGAGTCCATCACCCACCGTCTGCTGGACGATCTGGAGGAGCAGGGCGCGCGGGGCGAGGTCGACCTCAAGGCGGTCTTCGCACTGCCGCTTCCGATGTCCGTGATCAGCGAGCTGATGGGCGTCGATCCGGCGCTCCATCCGCGGCTGCACACCCTCTACAAGGCGTTCTTCTCGATGCTGACGCCGCAGGCCGAGCGTCTCGCCGTGATCGACGAACTCGACGTCATCTTCACGGACATGGTCAGGGCACGTACCGCCGAGCCGCGCGACGACCTGACCAGCGCGCTGATCCTCGCGGACCAGGGCGGCGAACCGCTCACCGAGGAGGAGGTCGTCGGCAACCTCAAGGCGATGGTCGCCGCCGGGCACGAGACGACGATCGGCCTGATCCTCAACGCCGTACGGGCGCTTCTCACCCACACCGACCAACTGGAGATGGTGCTCAAGGGCAAGGTCGGCTGGGACGCGGTGGTCGAGGAGACCCTGCGCTGGGACACACCCACCACACATCTGCTGATGCGCTTCGCCACGGAGGACATCGAGGTGGACGGCACGGTCGTGAAGGAGGGCGAGGGCGTCGTCATCTCCTATCGCGCGATCGGCTGGGACCGTGAGCAACACGGCCCGGACGCCGACCGGTTCGACATCACACGGCCCACGGCCAGTCGCCATATGACCTTCGGTCACGGCCCGCACATCTGTCCGGGCGCGGCCCTTTCCAGACTTGAGGCGGGCATCGCGCTTCCGGCACTCTTCGGCCGTTTCCCAGGCATCCGCTTCGCGGTCCCGGTCGAGGAGATCGTCAACCAGCCGGTGCTGACCCAGAACGACCTGCGGTCCTTCCCGGTGCTGCTGAACGACGCTTGA
- a CDS encoding cytochrome P450: MTAYQHAHKGEYDLGTPAPPPQCPAHSKDNAVPLGGPRFHTDPAGHYREMRAEHGPVVPVLLPGDVPAWLVIGYQEMYQVTTDSRLFPRDSGLWNQWETLPEDWPLRPMIGERQPSIYYTVGAEHQRHLQMVQTAMEGISPLELRTHCEELADQLLDSFCARGEADIISEYAKPLPILVLARLLGFPDSDGPGLIKAMTDLADGGPEALEGFQHFGKKIHELVAEKHLAPGADLTSWMLAYPEHFTDEEYALDLMAITAAGHLPTADWIGNSVRLMLTDDRFAASLTGNRRSIPEAMNEVLWEDTPTQILAGRWAAADTWLGGQRIREGDMLLLGLAGANADPKVHVTAEGADTGLRGGNSAHFAFSHGEFQCPFQAQEIAETIARVGIEVLLDRLPEIDLAVPAGALARRPSAFLRGMTALPVHFAPTPPTEGRS; the protein is encoded by the coding sequence GTGACGGCGTATCAACACGCCCACAAGGGGGAGTACGACCTCGGGACCCCGGCTCCGCCTCCGCAGTGTCCCGCCCACAGCAAGGACAACGCCGTGCCGCTCGGCGGCCCCCGCTTCCACACCGACCCCGCAGGGCACTACCGCGAGATGCGCGCGGAGCACGGCCCGGTCGTGCCTGTGCTGCTGCCCGGAGACGTGCCCGCGTGGCTGGTGATCGGCTACCAGGAGATGTACCAGGTCACCACCGACTCACGGCTCTTCCCCCGCGACTCCGGGCTGTGGAACCAGTGGGAGACGCTGCCCGAGGACTGGCCGCTGCGCCCCATGATCGGCGAGCGTCAGCCGTCCATCTACTACACCGTCGGCGCCGAGCACCAGCGGCACCTCCAGATGGTGCAGACGGCCATGGAGGGCATCAGCCCGCTCGAACTGCGTACGCACTGCGAGGAGTTGGCCGACCAGCTACTCGACTCCTTCTGCGCGCGGGGCGAGGCCGACATCATCTCCGAGTACGCGAAGCCGCTGCCGATCCTCGTGCTCGCGAGGCTGCTGGGCTTCCCCGACTCCGACGGGCCCGGCCTGATCAAGGCGATGACGGACCTCGCCGACGGCGGGCCCGAAGCCCTGGAGGGATTCCAGCACTTCGGGAAGAAGATCCACGAGCTGGTGGCGGAGAAGCACCTCGCGCCCGGCGCCGATCTCACCTCCTGGATGCTCGCCTACCCCGAGCACTTCACGGACGAGGAGTACGCGCTCGACCTGATGGCCATCACGGCCGCGGGCCATCTGCCCACCGCCGACTGGATCGGCAACTCCGTACGCCTGATGCTCACCGACGACCGCTTCGCGGCCTCCCTCACCGGGAACCGGCGCAGCATCCCCGAGGCGATGAACGAGGTGCTGTGGGAGGACACCCCCACGCAGATCCTCGCGGGCCGCTGGGCCGCCGCGGACACCTGGCTCGGCGGGCAGCGCATACGCGAGGGCGACATGCTGCTGCTCGGTCTCGCCGGAGCCAACGCCGACCCCAAGGTGCACGTCACCGCCGAAGGCGCCGACACGGGCCTGCGCGGCGGGAACAGCGCCCATTTCGCCTTCAGCCACGGCGAGTTCCAGTGCCCGTTCCAGGCGCAGGAGATAGCGGAGACGATCGCCCGCGTCGGCATCGAGGTGCTCCTCGACCGGCTGCCCGAGATCGATCTGGCCGTGCCGGCAGGCGCCCTCGCACGCCGCCCCTCGGCCTTCCTCCGCGGAATGACCGCGCTGCCCGTCCACTTCGCCCCCACTCCCCCGACCGAAGGCAGGTCATGA
- the glgP gene encoding alpha-glucan family phosphorylase: MKAIRRFSVHPVLPEPLRPLSELAHNLRWSWHPPTRRFFRDLAPGAWRDAGGDPLRMLCALPPSKLAQLASDRAFLRRLAVAEGDLHDALNEPRWYQREAADTSADLPRAVAYFSPEFGITGALPQYSGGLGILAGDHLKAAGDLGVPLIGVGLLYRHGYFRQSLSRDGAQREDYPEIDPAELPLRLLREADGMPVTITLRLPVGRSLHAHVWQARVGRVPLLLLDSAVRANAEAERHVTDRLYGGGGEHRLLQEMLLGIGGVRAVRAYCRRTGHPEPEVFHTNEGHAGFLGLERIRELGERGLEFDAALESVRAGNLFTTHTPVPAGIDRFETSLIASHFGDEGELEGVAVDDVLRLGAESYPGGDPGLFNMAVMGLRLAQRANGVSTLHGDVSRTMFAGLWPGFDPAEVPITSVTNGVHAPTWRSPRMPADADTLPDGELWALRRTLREQLVRDVRKRLRASWRERGAADAELDWTDGVFDPDVLTIGFARRVPSYKRLTLMLRDPERLTRLLLHPERPVQIVVAGKAHPADEGGKRLIQELVGFADDPRVRHRIVFLPDYGMDMAQTLYPGCDVWLNNPLRPLEACGTSGMKAALNGCLNLSVRDGWWDEWFDADFGWAVPSADGDAAGDEDRRDHVEASALYALLEDEVAPCFYERGAGEVPVRWVEMVRRTLARLGPRVQAERMVREYVERLYAPAARSHRELSDEAAARELGAWKARVRAAWPSVSVEPVEHGTQEGPAAHGSPGGDDTGADDGGRGPAGLWLGADLTLRARVALGGLSPEDVEVQAVAGPVDGTDRIVGGDVTRVPLKPVTTAGGGPDLDGSWMYEGTVTPGSAGPFGYTVRVLPAHRSLASGAELGLAAVPSDPGDVSG, translated from the coding sequence GTGAAGGCCATTCGTCGTTTCTCCGTGCATCCCGTACTCCCCGAACCCCTACGTCCCCTGAGCGAACTGGCGCACAATCTGCGCTGGTCATGGCATCCGCCGACCCGCCGCTTCTTCCGCGATCTGGCGCCGGGCGCCTGGCGGGACGCGGGCGGCGATCCGCTGCGCATGCTCTGTGCGCTGCCGCCCTCGAAGCTCGCTCAGCTCGCTTCCGACAGGGCCTTTCTGCGGCGGCTCGCCGTCGCCGAAGGCGACCTGCACGACGCACTCAACGAACCCCGCTGGTACCAGCGGGAGGCGGCGGACACCTCCGCCGATCTCCCGCGGGCAGTCGCCTACTTCTCTCCGGAGTTCGGCATCACCGGCGCGCTGCCGCAGTACTCCGGCGGTCTCGGCATCCTCGCCGGCGACCACCTCAAGGCCGCCGGAGACCTGGGCGTTCCGCTGATCGGCGTCGGACTGCTCTACAGGCACGGCTACTTCCGGCAGAGCCTCTCCCGTGACGGCGCACAGCGCGAGGACTACCCCGAGATCGATCCGGCCGAGCTGCCGTTGCGGCTTCTGCGCGAAGCGGACGGAATGCCGGTGACGATCACCCTGCGGCTGCCCGTCGGCCGTTCGCTGCACGCGCACGTCTGGCAGGCGCGGGTCGGACGCGTGCCGCTGCTGCTGCTCGACTCCGCGGTGCGGGCCAACGCCGAGGCCGAACGCCACGTCACCGACCGGCTCTACGGCGGCGGGGGCGAGCACCGGCTGCTCCAGGAGATGCTGCTGGGCATCGGCGGTGTGCGTGCCGTACGCGCGTACTGCCGCCGCACCGGGCACCCCGAGCCGGAGGTATTCCACACCAACGAGGGCCACGCCGGGTTCCTCGGGCTGGAGCGCATCCGCGAACTGGGCGAGCGCGGGCTGGAGTTCGACGCCGCGCTGGAGTCCGTACGGGCGGGCAACCTCTTCACCACGCACACGCCCGTGCCCGCCGGGATCGACCGCTTCGAGACGTCCCTGATCGCCTCCCACTTCGGCGACGAAGGCGAACTGGAGGGCGTCGCCGTGGACGACGTGCTACGTCTCGGCGCCGAGAGCTACCCGGGCGGCGACCCCGGCCTGTTCAACATGGCGGTGATGGGCCTGCGGCTGGCGCAGCGCGCCAACGGCGTGAGCACCCTGCACGGCGACGTCAGCCGCACCATGTTCGCGGGGCTCTGGCCGGGCTTCGACCCTGCCGAGGTGCCCATCACCTCCGTGACCAACGGTGTGCACGCGCCCACCTGGCGCTCGCCCCGCATGCCCGCCGACGCGGACACGCTGCCCGACGGCGAACTGTGGGCACTGCGCCGCACGCTGCGCGAGCAGCTCGTACGAGACGTGAGGAAGCGGCTGCGTGCCTCCTGGCGGGAGCGCGGCGCCGCGGACGCCGAACTCGACTGGACGGACGGGGTGTTCGACCCGGACGTGCTGACCATCGGGTTCGCGCGGCGTGTGCCGTCGTACAAGCGGCTGACCCTCATGCTGCGCGACCCGGAACGGCTCACCCGGCTGCTGCTGCACCCGGAGCGCCCGGTGCAGATCGTGGTGGCCGGAAAGGCGCATCCCGCGGACGAGGGCGGCAAGCGGCTGATCCAGGAGCTGGTGGGCTTCGCCGACGATCCGCGCGTACGCCACCGCATCGTCTTCCTCCCCGACTACGGGATGGACATGGCGCAGACGCTCTACCCGGGCTGCGACGTGTGGCTGAACAATCCGCTGCGGCCGTTGGAGGCGTGCGGCACCAGCGGAATGAAGGCCGCGCTCAACGGCTGCCTCAACCTCTCGGTGCGGGACGGCTGGTGGGACGAGTGGTTCGACGCGGACTTCGGCTGGGCCGTGCCCAGCGCCGACGGTGACGCCGCCGGCGACGAGGACCGCAGGGACCACGTCGAGGCGTCAGCGCTCTACGCGCTGCTCGAGGACGAGGTGGCGCCCTGCTTCTACGAGCGCGGCGCCGGCGAAGTACCCGTCCGCTGGGTGGAGATGGTGCGCAGGACCCTCGCCCGGCTCGGCCCCAGGGTGCAGGCGGAGCGGATGGTGCGCGAGTACGTGGAGCGGCTGTACGCGCCGGCCGCGCGCTCGCACCGCGAGCTGAGCGACGAGGCGGCGGCACGCGAACTGGGCGCCTGGAAGGCGAGGGTGCGTGCCGCCTGGCCGTCGGTGTCCGTCGAGCCGGTGGAGCACGGGACGCAGGAAGGGCCTGCCGCGCATGGGAGTCCTGGCGGCGACGACACCGGGGCCGACGACGGGGGACGCGGCCCCGCCGGGCTGTGGCTCGGTGCGGATCTGACGCTGCGTGCACGGGTCGCCCTCGGCGGGCTGTCCCCGGAGGACGTGGAGGTGCAGGCGGTGGCGGGCCCCGTCGACGGTACGGACCGCATCGTCGGCGGCGACGTCACGAGGGTCCCGCTCAAACCCGTCACGACAGCGGGCGGCGGCCCCGACCTCGACGGGAGCTGGATGTACGAGGGGACCGTCACGCCGGGCAGCGCGGGCCCGTTCGGATACACGGTGCGGGTGCTGCCCGCGCACCGCTCCCTCGCGTCGGGTGCCGAACTCGGCCTGGCGGCCGTGCCGTCGGACCCCGGGGACGTCTCCGGGTGA